GCGTGCTCGGCATGGCTGCGCACCTGGAAGGCAAGGGCGTGATCACGCAGGACGCGACCGGCATGGCGCAGATGGGCGGCGCCACCTGGAGCCATATCCAGATCGCCGCCAGCCCCGACGCGCTGCACGCCAGCCGTGTCGACCTGGGCATGGCCGACCTGGTGATCGCCTGCGACACCGTGGTCGCGGCCGGCAAGGCGTCGCTGGCGGCGATGTCGGCACGGACCTATGTGGTGCTGAACAGCCACCTGACCCCCACCGCGGCATTCGTGCGCAACCCCGACTGGGATCCGCAGGCCGGCGAGGCGGTGGCGCGTATCGCGCGCGCCGTCGGCGAAGGGCAGCTGGCCAGCTTCGACGCCGAGCAGGTCGCGAAGCAGCTGCTGGGCCAGTCGATCTTCGCCAACCTGCTGCTGCTCGGCTATGCCTGGCAGCAGGGCAAGGTGCCGCTGTCGCACGCGGCGCTGATGCGGGCCATCGAGCTCAACGGCGTGCAGGTGGAAAGCAACAAGGCGGCGTTCGAATGGGGGCGCCTGGGCGCGCACGATATGCCTGCTCTGCAGTCGTACCTGCCGTCGCAGCCGGACGGCTCGCAGGTGATCCAGTTCGTGCGCAAGGTGCCGCTGGCGGAACTGGCGGACAAGTACGCCGGGTTCCTGGCCGGCTACCAGAACCGGGCCTATGCGGCGCAATACGAGTCGTTCATCAGTCGCGTCAGCGCAGCGGAATCGGTCGTCGGCGGCACCCGCCTCAGCGAAGCCGTGGCCCGCTCGCTGTTCAAGCTGATGGCCTATAAAGACGAATATGAGGTGGCGCGCCTGCACACCGGCGCCGCCTTCCGCGAGCAGATCGCGTCGATGTTCGAAGGCAAGGTCCGCCTGGTGCACCACCTCGCGCCGCCGCTGCTGGCGCGCAGGAACCAGGACGGCGAGCCGGTCAAGGGGGCTTACGGCCCATGGATGCGCAACGCCTTCGGCGTGCTGGCCCGCCTCAAGGGCCTGCGCGGCACGCCGTTCGATCCCTTCGGCTACACGCAGGAACGCAGGCAGGAACGCGCGCTAATTGGCGAGTACCGCCGCAGCATCGAAGCCTTGCTGCCGGCACTTTCCGCGTACAACCTCGAACTGGCACTGGAGATCGCGCGGCTGCCGCAGGAGATCCGCGGCTACGGCCACGTCAAGGCGCGCAACCTGGCCGCCACCCGCATCCGCTGGGAGCGGTTGATGGCGCAGTGGCACGCGGGCGGCACGCAGGTTCCGGCGCGGACCAGCGCGGCGGCATAGGCAAGCTCAAACAGCATCCACCACAGACTGAAGACAACGAACGGGTCCCGGCCGCCGCTGCTGCCGCGGGTCCCGCCACAGAGACAGCGAGGAGACAGAGATGATGAAGACCGTACTGAACCGCTTTGGCCGCGCCCTGGGTGCGATCGCGCTTGCCACCTCATTTGGCGCCCCATTTGCCGCCTGCGCCACCGGTGCGCTGGCGCAGGGCGGATATCCCAACCGCCCGATCCGCATCATCGTGCCCTGGCCCGCGGGCGGCGGTGTCGACGCCGTCACGCGCACGGTGGCCGAGAAGATGAGCGCCAGCCTGGGCCAGCAGGTGATCGTCGACAACCGCCCCGGCGCCACCGGCAATATCGGCGCCGGCATGGGCGCGAAGGCGGCACCCGACGGCTACACGCTGCTGGTCGCCAGCGCGCCGATGGCGATCAATGCCAGCCTGCACAAGAACCTGCCGTTCGACCTGGGCAAGGACTTCGCGCCGCTGGGCCTGATGGCGAGCTCGCCCTACATGCTGGTGGTCAACCCGTCGGTGGCCGGTTCCGTCAAGGAACTGGTGGCGCGCGCCAGGGCCGAGCCCGGCAAGCTGAGCTATGCTTCGGTCGGGCCGGGCACGCAGCAGAACGTGGTCAGCGAAGTGTTCAAGGAAAACGCCCAGATCAACGTCGTGCACGCTCCCTACAAGGGTGGCCCGCAGGCGCTGACCGACATGGTGGGCGGGCATATCCACATGATGTTCCACGGCGTGCCGGCGGTGATGCCATTCGTCAAGGGCGGCCAGCTCAAGGCCATTGCCGTGGCAAGCAAGCAGCGCCTGCCGCTGTTCCCTGACGTGCCGACCATGGCGGAGTCCGGCTTCCCCGGCATCGAGGCCAGCGAATGGTATGGCCTGGTGGCCCCTGCCGGCACGCCCAAGGAAATCGTCGCGCTGCTCGGCAAGGAAATCGACAAGGCGCTCAACGCCCCCGGCGTGCGCCAGCAACTGGCCAGCAAGGGCTATGACCCGGCCGCGCCGGGCACGCCGGACCAGTTCGCGTCCTTCATGGCGGCCGAGCAGAAGAAGTGGGCGCTGGCGATCAAGCAGACCGGGTTCCGCCTGGAGTAAGCGGCCACCGTCGCCCGCTCGCATTCCCCATCCTGCCTGCCTCCGCAATCGGTACGACGCTTCCGGCGCCGTACCGATTGGGGCTTTCCCGAGGGTTTCGCTGTCGCTATTTCGCTGTGCGGAATTGTCAGCCGGTTTCCTTGACGATGCCGCGAAGCCTGTGCAAAAGTCGGTGAAAACGAACGATCGTGCGGGAATAATCCCGACACCTCGTCACCGGGCTTTCGCTGCCGCCGATGGCACAGCGGTGCCCGGCAAGCCGGGCGGCCACGTTGCCGCATCGCACAGGAGACAGCCCATGCAGTATCCGCACCCCGCGTCCGCGCATCCGCCCCGTGACCGTCACGGCGCGATCCCCGCCACGCCGGCCGGCACACGCCAGCCAGGCGCCGGCGCCCGCTGTCAGGCCCGCACTCCGCGCACCTGATCCCCATACGCCCCGAATTCTTGCGCGGCAGCGCCCGGCGCTGCCGCGAGGGATCACGCGCGGCGTCTTGCCAGCGCGTGCCTGGATTTCCGATTCGCGAACCGCATGAGGTAACCCCGTGGCATTGTTCCTTCAACAGATACTCAACGGCCTGACGCTGGGCGGCGTCTACAGCCTGGTGGCGCTTGGCCTGACGCTGGTCTACGGCATCCTGCACGTGCCCAATTTCGCGCACGGCGCGTTCTACATGGCCGGCGCCTATGTGTCGTACTACCTGATGACGGCGCTGGGCATGAACTACTGGCTGGCGATGGTCGGCGCCGCGCTGGTGGTGGCGGTGCTGTCGATGCTGGCCGACCGGCTGGTGTTCCATCCGCTGCGCAACTCGCCCGAGCTGCACGACATGATCGCGGCCATCGGCATCCTGCTGTTCCTGGAGGCCGGCGCGCAGGCGCTGTGGGGCGCGGACTTCCATCGCATGCCGACGCCGTACGGCCAGATCGTCGACGTCTTCGGCCTGACCGCGCCGCTGCAGCGCCTGCTGATCATCGGCGCCGCGTTTGCGCTGATGGTGCTGCTGCACCTGTTCCTCACGCGCACCATGACCGGCGCCACCATCATGGCGATGGCGCAGAACCGCGACGGCGCCGCGCTGGTCGGCATCGATGCGACGCGCGTCACGCTGCTGGTCTTCGCCATCTCCGGCGCACTGGCCGCGATCGCCGCCACGCTGTACGCGCCGATCAACCTGGTCTACCCGAGCATGGGCAACCTGGTGATCACCAAGGCCTTCGTCATCATCATCCTGGGCGGCATGGGCAGCATTCCCGGCGCCATCGTCGGCGGGCTGATCATCGGCATGGCCGAGAGCTTCGGCGGCTTCTACGTTTCCACCGACTACAAGGACATCATCGCCTTCGTGCTGCTGGTGGTGATCCTGTCGATCCGGCCGCAGGGCCTGTTTGCCGGCAAGGCAGCCTGAGGAGTACGACATGAAAGCACTGCAAGGAAAGACCGGCTGGATGCTGCTGCTGGCACTGGCCATCGCGTTCCCGCTGGTCACGCCCAACAGCTACTACCTGACCGTGATGACGCTGGCCTTCATCTACGCCATCGCCACGCTCGGACTCAACCTCATCACCGGCTACACCGGCCAGCTCAACCTGGCGCACGGCGGCTTCATGGCCATCGGCGCCTACACGCTGGGCATCCTGACCGTCGATCACCAGGTGCCGTTCTGGCTCGCCTTCGTGCTGGCCGGCGTGGTCTGCATGGTGCTGGGCTACGTCGTCGGCGTGGTGTCGCTGCGGCTGAAGGGCCATTACTTCTCGATCTTCACCATGTGCATCGGCTACATCATCTACCTGGTGATCGAGAAATGGGAAAGCCTGACGCACGGCACCGTGGGGCTGATCGGCATCCCGGTGCCGGCTGCGATCGGACCGCTCGCGTTCGACAGCGTGCAGGCGCAGTACTACCTGGTGCTGTTCTTCCTGGCTGTGGGCACGTTCCTGATGCACCGCATCGTCACCTCGCTGCTGGGCCGCAGCTTCATGGCCGTGCGCAACAGCGATGCGCTGGCGGAAGCGCTGGGCATCAACCTGATGCGCACCAAGGTGCTGTCGTTCGTACTGTCGGTGGGTTACGCCGGTTTTGCCGGCGCGCTGTACGCCGGCCAGGTGCGCTTCCTGGGTCCGGACATCGCCCGCACCGACCTGACCTTCGACATGGTGATGTCGATGCTGG
This genomic window from Cupriavidus oxalaticus contains:
- a CDS encoding tripartite tricarboxylate transporter substrate binding protein, whose amino-acid sequence is MKTVLNRFGRALGAIALATSFGAPFAACATGALAQGGYPNRPIRIIVPWPAGGGVDAVTRTVAEKMSASLGQQVIVDNRPGATGNIGAGMGAKAAPDGYTLLVASAPMAINASLHKNLPFDLGKDFAPLGLMASSPYMLVVNPSVAGSVKELVARARAEPGKLSYASVGPGTQQNVVSEVFKENAQINVVHAPYKGGPQALTDMVGGHIHMMFHGVPAVMPFVKGGQLKAIAVASKQRLPLFPDVPTMAESGFPGIEASEWYGLVAPAGTPKEIVALLGKEIDKALNAPGVRQQLASKGYDPAAPGTPDQFASFMAAEQKKWALAIKQTGFRLE
- a CDS encoding branched-chain amino acid ABC transporter permease yields the protein MALFLQQILNGLTLGGVYSLVALGLTLVYGILHVPNFAHGAFYMAGAYVSYYLMTALGMNYWLAMVGAALVVAVLSMLADRLVFHPLRNSPELHDMIAAIGILLFLEAGAQALWGADFHRMPTPYGQIVDVFGLTAPLQRLLIIGAAFALMVLLHLFLTRTMTGATIMAMAQNRDGAALVGIDATRVTLLVFAISGALAAIAATLYAPINLVYPSMGNLVITKAFVIIILGGMGSIPGAIVGGLIIGMAESFGGFYVSTDYKDIIAFVLLVVILSIRPQGLFAGKAA
- a CDS encoding branched-chain amino acid ABC transporter permease; this translates as MKALQGKTGWMLLLALAIAFPLVTPNSYYLTVMTLAFIYAIATLGLNLITGYTGQLNLAHGGFMAIGAYTLGILTVDHQVPFWLAFVLAGVVCMVLGYVVGVVSLRLKGHYFSIFTMCIGYIIYLVIEKWESLTHGTVGLIGIPVPAAIGPLAFDSVQAQYYLVLFFLAVGTFLMHRIVTSLLGRSFMAVRNSDALAEALGINLMRTKVLSFVLSVGYAGFAGALYAGQVRFLGPDIARTDLTFDMVMSMLVGGIGTLFGPLLGAVLVPWITQSLQFMQDYRMLVFGPVLILLIIFVPDGIVGSWLKKQARKAAAARRGKQAQPAAAGNIASVPTTRAGADHA